From Haloglomus litoreum, the proteins below share one genomic window:
- a CDS encoding acetolactate synthase large subunit, with protein MDDPERTVAECLADCLEAEGVERVFGVPGEELEDLLFAIRDSSVTFVPVRHEQGAAFVADVHGRLTGEAGVCLGTLGPGATNLLTGVADAQLDKSPLVAITGQGGRERLHKESHQKLDIVGTFEPLVKWNAQISDRTAVAESVRKAFKVAEYEKPGATHLELPEDVAAEPTDAEPLPVREAVARPAPDDGTLAAAASLLESADQPLVLAGNGAVRADAASALATFVDRTGVPVVSTYMAKGALPDRDERSLMTLDSGPDGEAGGAVAAADTVLAVGYDIAEHDPEGWNSDGEKRIVHLDSEPAEVYTHYNPDVELVCDPGTGLERLAGAVERSWDVWCVDAHERVYEHATRRPSPDDPVTVANTLPLLREAMTDADVLVSDVGSHKMAIARRFPVFEPGRCVISNGLASMGIGVPGGLAADLAVDANVVVGTGDGGFLMNAAELETAKRLGCSFTTVVWRDDDYGLISEKQAEHTGEHYGTELGNPDLVAFAESFGLEATRAGSLDGFEDALSAVDDDALSLIEVPIER; from the coding sequence ATGGACGACCCCGAGCGGACCGTCGCCGAGTGCCTCGCCGACTGCCTGGAGGCCGAGGGCGTCGAGCGCGTCTTCGGCGTTCCCGGTGAGGAGCTGGAGGACCTGCTGTTCGCCATCCGGGACTCGTCGGTGACGTTCGTCCCGGTCCGCCACGAGCAGGGCGCGGCCTTCGTGGCCGACGTCCACGGTCGGCTGACCGGCGAGGCGGGCGTCTGTCTGGGCACGCTCGGGCCCGGAGCGACGAACCTGCTGACCGGCGTCGCGGACGCGCAACTCGACAAGTCGCCGCTCGTCGCCATCACGGGGCAGGGCGGGCGCGAGCGGCTCCACAAGGAGAGCCACCAGAAGCTCGATATCGTGGGCACGTTCGAGCCGCTGGTGAAGTGGAACGCACAGATCTCCGACCGGACCGCGGTCGCCGAGTCCGTCCGGAAGGCGTTCAAGGTCGCCGAGTACGAGAAGCCCGGGGCGACACACCTCGAACTCCCGGAGGACGTGGCCGCCGAGCCGACCGATGCCGAGCCGCTACCGGTCCGCGAGGCGGTCGCGCGTCCGGCGCCGGACGACGGGACGCTGGCGGCGGCCGCCTCGCTGCTCGAATCGGCCGACCAGCCGCTCGTCCTCGCCGGCAACGGCGCCGTCCGGGCCGACGCCGCGAGCGCGCTGGCGACCTTCGTCGACCGGACGGGCGTCCCCGTCGTGTCGACGTACATGGCGAAGGGCGCGCTCCCGGACCGTGACGAGCGCTCGCTGATGACGCTGGATTCCGGGCCGGATGGCGAGGCCGGCGGGGCGGTCGCCGCCGCCGACACCGTCCTCGCGGTCGGGTACGACATCGCCGAGCACGACCCCGAGGGGTGGAACTCCGACGGCGAGAAGCGCATCGTCCATCTCGACAGCGAGCCGGCGGAGGTGTACACCCACTACAACCCCGACGTCGAACTGGTCTGTGACCCCGGAACGGGACTGGAGCGGCTGGCCGGCGCCGTCGAGCGGTCGTGGGACGTCTGGTGCGTGGACGCCCACGAGCGGGTCTACGAGCACGCGACCCGCCGGCCGTCGCCGGACGACCCCGTGACGGTCGCGAACACCCTGCCGCTGCTCCGGGAGGCGATGACCGACGCGGACGTGCTCGTCTCGGACGTGGGCAGCCACAAGATGGCCATCGCCCGGCGCTTCCCCGTCTTCGAGCCCGGACGCTGTGTCATCTCCAACGGCCTCGCGAGCATGGGTATCGGTGTCCCGGGCGGCCTCGCGGCCGACCTGGCCGTCGATGCCAACGTCGTGGTCGGGACCGGCGACGGCGGGTTCCTGATGAACGCCGCGGAACTGGAGACGGCGAAACGGCTGGGCTGCTCGTTCACCACCGTCGTCTGGCGTGACGACGACTACGGCCTCATCTCGGAGAAGCAGGCCGAGCACACCGGCGAACACTACGGGACCGAGCTCGGCAACCCGGACCTCGTCGCGTTCGCCGAGAGCTTCGGGCTCGAGGCGACCCGTGCCGGATCCCTCGATGGGTTCGAGGATGCCCTCTCGGCGGTCGACGACGACGCCCTCTCGCTCATCGAGGTGCCCATCGAGCGGTAG
- a CDS encoding NAD-dependent succinate-semialdehyde dehydrogenase, translating to MESRNPATGDRIETYEEPTEAAVDAALDRATATFEEWSARTVQERCGHLERAADLLRERTDEYADLMTREMGKPIEQARAEVEKCAWVCEYYAERADEQLADEVIGTEADAHSLVSYEPLGPVLAVMPWNFPFWQVFRFAAPNLAAGNVGLLKHASNVPGCALAIEAVLHDAGVPEGAFQTLLVGSGTANDIIADDRVRAVTLTGSEPAGRAVAERAGSELKKTVLELGGSDPFVVLADAPLEETVEKAVYARTQNNGQSCIAAKRFVVHTDVYDAFVGGLVEKLDALTVGDPTDEATDIGPMARPDLMEELHDQVERSVEAGAEVALGGEPLDREGAFYPPTVLTDVPRDAAAACEETFGPVAAVFEVESGAEALDLANDSDLGLGASVWTSDLDRGERFAREFEAGACFVNEFVKSDPRLPFGGIRDSGYGRELSRHGIREFVNRKTVFVNHGLEADGS from the coding sequence ATGGAATCACGGAACCCGGCGACAGGCGACCGCATCGAGACGTACGAGGAGCCGACCGAGGCGGCGGTGGACGCGGCGCTCGACCGGGCGACGGCGACGTTCGAGGAGTGGAGCGCGCGGACCGTACAGGAGCGGTGCGGGCACCTGGAGCGCGCGGCGGACCTCCTCCGGGAGCGGACCGACGAGTACGCCGACCTGATGACCCGCGAGATGGGCAAGCCCATCGAACAGGCCCGGGCCGAGGTCGAGAAGTGTGCCTGGGTCTGTGAGTACTACGCCGAGCGCGCGGACGAGCAGCTCGCCGACGAGGTCATCGGCACCGAGGCCGACGCCCACTCGCTCGTGAGCTACGAGCCGCTGGGTCCGGTCCTGGCGGTGATGCCATGGAACTTCCCGTTCTGGCAGGTGTTCCGGTTCGCGGCGCCGAACCTCGCGGCGGGCAACGTCGGCCTCCTGAAGCACGCCTCCAACGTCCCCGGGTGCGCCCTCGCCATCGAGGCGGTGCTCCACGACGCGGGCGTCCCGGAGGGCGCCTTCCAGACGCTGCTCGTGGGCTCGGGGACGGCCAACGACATCATCGCCGACGACCGCGTCCGCGCGGTGACACTCACCGGAAGCGAGCCGGCCGGCCGGGCGGTCGCCGAGCGGGCGGGGAGCGAACTGAAGAAGACGGTGCTGGAACTCGGCGGCTCGGACCCGTTCGTCGTGCTGGCGGACGCACCGCTCGAGGAGACCGTCGAGAAGGCCGTCTACGCCCGCACACAGAACAACGGCCAGTCCTGCATCGCGGCGAAGCGGTTCGTCGTCCACACGGACGTCTACGACGCGTTCGTCGGCGGCCTGGTCGAGAAGCTCGACGCGCTGACGGTCGGTGACCCGACCGACGAGGCCACCGACATCGGGCCGATGGCCCGGCCGGACCTCATGGAGGAGCTCCACGACCAGGTCGAGCGGTCGGTCGAGGCGGGTGCCGAGGTGGCGCTGGGGGGCGAACCGCTCGACCGCGAGGGCGCCTTCTACCCGCCGACGGTCCTGACCGACGTGCCCCGCGACGCGGCCGCGGCCTGCGAGGAGACGTTCGGTCCGGTCGCGGCGGTCTTCGAGGTCGAGAGCGGTGCCGAGGCGCTCGACCTCGCCAACGATTCGGACCTCGGGCTCGGCGCGAGCGTCTGGACGAGCGACCTCGACCGCGGGGAGCGCTTCGCCCGCGAGTTCGAGGCCGGCGCCTGCTTCGTCAACGAGTTCGTCAAGTCCGACCCCCGGCTCCCGTTCGGCGGCATCAGGGACTCGGGCTACGGGCGCGAGCTCTCGCGGCACGGCATCCGCGAGTTCGTCAACCGGAAGACCGTCTTCGTCAACCACGGTCTGGAGGCGGACGGGTCGTGA
- a CDS encoding NUDIX domain-containing protein, giving the protein MIDRGDTFVQKSCVYATRADGAVLVFEGPSHETLQVPKGTVDPGETAREAAFRELAEESGVGAVSDIRQLASDCWHRRATADGDRWYVRHFFQVTIHEPRERWDHEVTGSGAEVGETFSFRWLQPERAADQRFALDLDDYLHLLPGTRTGAGEAPLDAPTPGTEAAPGHAD; this is encoded by the coding sequence ATGATCGATCGGGGGGATACATTCGTTCAGAAATCGTGTGTCTACGCGACGCGTGCCGACGGCGCGGTGCTGGTGTTCGAGGGGCCGTCGCACGAGACTCTCCAGGTACCGAAGGGCACCGTCGACCCGGGAGAGACGGCCCGGGAGGCGGCGTTCAGGGAACTCGCCGAGGAGTCCGGCGTCGGAGCGGTGTCCGACATCCGCCAGCTGGCGAGTGACTGCTGGCATCGCCGTGCCACGGCCGACGGCGACCGGTGGTACGTCCGGCACTTCTTCCAGGTGACCATCCACGAACCGCGCGAGCGCTGGGACCACGAGGTCACCGGCAGCGGTGCGGAGGTCGGCGAGACGTTCTCCTTCCGCTGGCTCCAGCCGGAGCGGGCGGCCGACCAGCGGTTCGCACTCGATCTGGACGACTACCTCCATCTCCTCCCGGGGACGCGTACCGGGGCGGGCGAAGCACCACTCGATGCCCCAACGCCGGGGACCGAGGCCGCTCCCGGCCATGCCGATTGA
- a CDS encoding CapA family protein: MAPTRRAALAATATLLSTAGCAVRSVSEGTDPTGDARVGLAGDVMLGRSVDERHDDRPPASVWGSMLPALGRLDGTIANLECCISDRGERWPDKVYYFRAGPEWALPALETADVAAVSLANNHALDFGATALRDTLDGLDRRGITAVGAGADRSAALTPAVVDIGGVTVAVIGLTDRMPAFGAGPERPGTAVAALAGRSRRTRRLVRGLLRRPAVAAADLVVASLHWGPNWTLVKHPARRAFARWLVDEGVDVVHGHSAHVPQGIEVYDGAPILYDCGDLVDDYVVKPDLHNDRSFLFELVVEDGTVVAVRLHPVEIRRSTAHRAEGAVARWLRDRMRALSARFGTSVRAESRGGVLRVPVPGA; this comes from the coding sequence ATGGCCCCGACCCGTCGCGCCGCGCTCGCGGCGACCGCGACGCTCCTCTCGACAGCGGGCTGTGCTGTCAGGTCCGTCTCCGAGGGGACCGACCCGACCGGCGACGCGCGGGTCGGGCTCGCGGGCGACGTGATGCTCGGGCGGAGCGTCGACGAGCGCCACGACGACCGGCCCCCGGCGTCGGTGTGGGGGTCGATGCTGCCCGCGTTGGGGCGGCTCGATGGGACCATCGCCAACCTGGAGTGCTGTATCTCGGACCGGGGAGAGCGGTGGCCCGACAAGGTCTACTACTTCCGCGCGGGCCCGGAGTGGGCGCTGCCGGCGCTGGAGACCGCCGACGTCGCCGCCGTCAGCCTCGCCAACAACCACGCCCTCGACTTCGGGGCGACCGCGCTCCGGGACACCCTCGACGGGCTGGACCGGCGCGGCATCACGGCCGTCGGTGCCGGGGCGGACCGCAGCGCCGCGCTCACCCCGGCCGTCGTCGACATCGGTGGGGTCACCGTCGCCGTCATCGGCCTGACGGACCGGATGCCGGCCTTCGGTGCCGGCCCCGAGCGCCCGGGGACGGCCGTCGCGGCGCTGGCCGGCCGGAGCCGCCGGACGCGCCGCCTCGTCCGCGGACTGCTCCGGCGACCCGCGGTGGCGGCTGCGGACCTCGTCGTCGCCTCGCTCCACTGGGGCCCGAACTGGACGCTCGTCAAACACCCCGCGCGCCGTGCGTTCGCCCGGTGGCTCGTCGACGAGGGTGTGGATGTCGTCCACGGGCACAGCGCCCACGTCCCGCAGGGCATCGAGGTGTACGACGGCGCCCCCATCCTGTACGACTGCGGCGACCTCGTCGACGACTACGTCGTGAAGCCGGACCTGCACAACGACCGGAGCTTCCTGTTCGAACTCGTCGTCGAGGACGGCACCGTCGTCGCGGTCCGGCTGCATCCGGTCGAGATACGGCGGAGCACGGCCCACCGCGCGGAGGGGGCCGTGGCCCGCTGGCTCCGCGACCGGATGCGTGCGCTCTCGGCACGGTTCGGAACGAGCGTCCGTGCCGAGTCACGAGGAGGGGTGCTTCGGGTTCCGGTTCCCGGCGCGTGA
- the eif1A gene encoding translation initiation factor eIF-1A, which yields MSEESGRRNLRMPNDDEMFAVVTEHNGGNHVRLQCQDGKSRMGRIPGRMKYRVWINEGDVVLVEPWDWQDEKANVEWRYDEQDAEQLRREGHIE from the coding sequence ATGAGCGAGGAGAGCGGGCGCCGGAACCTCCGGATGCCCAACGACGACGAGATGTTCGCGGTCGTCACCGAGCACAACGGTGGCAACCACGTCCGGCTGCAGTGCCAGGACGGAAAGAGCCGGATGGGCCGCATCCCCGGCCGCATGAAGTACCGGGTCTGGATCAACGAGGGCGACGTCGTCCTCGTCGAGCCGTGGGACTGGCAGGACGAGAAGGCCAACGTGGAGTGGCGCTACGACGAGCAGGACGCCGAGCAGCTCCGCCGCGAAGGCCACATCGAGTAA
- a CDS encoding ion transporter, whose amino-acid sequence MGLRGSPVCTSDVAAPPTDLRGTVRFYLLDHETILGKAIDIALLALNLVFVAVLVAETYPLADDTAGLLRRAEVVTALVFLVEYVLRLYGAESRVAEATNPYTVADLLAILPTLAVLVVPGVGLKLAAEVGFLRALRVVRVLRFYRFTRDAEFFFGTVSDNTLRALKLLLTVLVVFFVSAGLFYSVEHAVNPDVDTFGDAFYYTVVTLSTVGFGDILPRTAAGRWVTVASILGAVILIPWQGSRIVREWARRDRVDVTCPDCGLAAHDRDASHCKACGAVIYQEYEGTDR is encoded by the coding sequence ATGGGACTACGTGGGTCGCCCGTCTGCACCTCCGATGTGGCTGCACCGCCGACAGACCTCCGTGGGACCGTCCGGTTCTACCTGCTGGACCACGAGACCATCCTGGGCAAGGCCATCGACATCGCGCTCCTGGCGCTGAATCTGGTGTTCGTCGCCGTCCTGGTGGCGGAGACCTACCCGCTCGCGGACGACACCGCCGGCCTGCTCCGGAGGGCGGAGGTGGTCACCGCGCTGGTGTTCCTCGTCGAGTACGTTCTCCGGCTGTACGGCGCCGAGTCGCGGGTGGCGGAGGCGACGAACCCGTACACGGTGGCCGACCTGCTCGCCATCCTGCCGACGCTGGCCGTGCTGGTCGTGCCGGGCGTCGGCCTGAAACTCGCCGCCGAGGTCGGGTTCCTCCGGGCGCTCAGGGTGGTCCGGGTCCTCCGGTTCTACCGCTTCACCCGCGACGCCGAGTTCTTCTTCGGGACGGTCTCGGACAACACGCTGCGGGCGCTGAAGCTGCTGCTGACGGTACTGGTGGTCTTCTTCGTCTCGGCGGGCCTGTTCTACAGCGTCGAACACGCTGTCAACCCGGACGTGGACACCTTCGGCGACGCGTTCTACTACACCGTCGTCACGCTGTCGACGGTCGGCTTCGGGGACATCCTGCCGCGGACCGCTGCGGGCCGCTGGGTGACCGTCGCGTCGATCCTGGGCGCGGTCATCCTCATCCCGTGGCAGGGGAGTCGCATCGTCCGCGAGTGGGCCCGCCGCGACCGCGTGGACGTGACCTGTCCGGACTGCGGGTTGGCGGCCCACGACCGCGACGCCTCCCACTGCAAGGCCTGCGGCGCCGTCATCTACCAGGAGTACGAGGGGACGGACCGGTAG
- a CDS encoding sulfite exporter TauE/SafE family protein: MIDTPSSSRVQKSFLKYQHVFVFLAPVLFVVGVYFFAPTGSVESGYWFEYWWLFLFFIVGATTVNTVGISGSALFVPFLIFIFPLLAQPLEPETIVKVGLISESFGLSSSAIAFIQYGLVDRRLALTIVAGSIPFVVGGALLSFIIPEPLFHLALGMALMTASYLLFKADLGHGHEAGDDTEAGTAADGGEPHSDGGVREDLPNDDDKLGPAGVETDAEGNVTRVDREGDDYRYTRSGYLERFANYSIGGTFQGLAGFGSGELGIISMLRTEVPVRVAIGTNHIVVAATAILASLVHVFGGGLVGGHSLSLASTPWNMVVWTVPATVTGGQIAPYVSNALDTGTIKKGVGGLFAIISVALFLMAAGGAGFIGL, encoded by the coding sequence ATGATCGATACACCGTCCTCCAGCCGGGTACAGAAGTCCTTCCTGAAGTACCAGCACGTGTTCGTCTTCCTCGCGCCGGTGCTGTTCGTCGTGGGCGTGTACTTCTTCGCCCCGACCGGCAGCGTCGAGTCGGGGTACTGGTTCGAGTACTGGTGGCTGTTCCTGTTCTTCATCGTCGGGGCGACCACCGTCAACACGGTGGGGATCAGCGGCTCGGCGCTGTTCGTGCCGTTCCTCATCTTCATCTTCCCGTTGCTCGCACAGCCGCTCGAGCCCGAGACCATCGTGAAGGTGGGGCTCATCAGCGAGTCGTTCGGTCTCTCCAGCTCCGCCATCGCGTTCATCCAGTACGGGCTGGTCGACCGACGGCTCGCGCTCACCATCGTCGCCGGCTCCATCCCGTTCGTCGTCGGGGGCGCGTTGCTCTCCTTCATCATCCCGGAGCCGCTGTTCCACCTGGCACTGGGGATGGCGCTGATGACCGCCTCGTACCTGCTGTTCAAGGCCGACCTCGGACACGGACACGAGGCGGGCGACGACACCGAGGCCGGCACCGCCGCAGACGGTGGCGAGCCCCACTCCGACGGTGGCGTCCGCGAGGACCTCCCCAACGACGACGACAAGCTCGGCCCTGCCGGCGTCGAGACGGACGCCGAGGGCAACGTCACCCGGGTCGACCGCGAGGGCGACGACTACCGCTACACCCGGAGCGGCTACCTCGAACGGTTCGCCAACTACAGCATCGGCGGCACCTTCCAGGGGCTCGCCGGCTTCGGCTCGGGCGAGCTGGGCATCATCTCGATGCTCCGCACGGAGGTCCCCGTCCGGGTCGCCATCGGCACGAACCACATCGTCGTGGCCGCGACGGCCATCCTGGCGTCGCTGGTCCACGTCTTCGGCGGGGGGCTGGTCGGGGGCCACTCGCTGAGCCTCGCCAGCACGCCGTGGAACATGGTCGTCTGGACGGTCCCCGCGACGGTGACGGGCGGGCAGATCGCCCCCTACGTCTCGAACGCACTGGACACCGGGACGATCAAGAAGGGTGTCGGCGGGCTGTTCGCCATCATCTCCGTCGCCCTGTTCCTGATGGCCGCCGGCGGCGCCGGCTTCATCGGACTGTAG
- a CDS encoding universal stress protein, which produces MYDDILLPTDGSEGTRAAVTHANELATTYDATVHVLSVIDTRNRFESPSSGLAPEAWTERERERANEAIDEAVAGLDDGLDIDRVVQEGTPTSGILDYVDEHAVDVVVLATHGRTGLDHYLIGSVTEEIVRKSPAPVLTVKLAEE; this is translated from the coding sequence ATGTACGACGACATCCTGCTCCCGACCGATGGGAGCGAGGGCACCCGGGCGGCGGTCACGCACGCGAACGAACTCGCGACGACGTACGACGCGACGGTCCACGTCCTGTCGGTGATCGACACGCGCAACCGCTTCGAGAGCCCGTCCAGCGGGCTCGCGCCGGAGGCCTGGACCGAGCGCGAGCGTGAACGGGCCAACGAGGCCATCGACGAGGCGGTCGCGGGGCTGGACGACGGGCTCGATATCGACCGTGTGGTCCAGGAAGGGACGCCGACGAGCGGTATCCTCGACTACGTCGACGAGCACGCCGTCGACGTGGTCGTCCTCGCCACCCACGGCCGCACGGGGCTGGACCACTACCTCATCGGGAGCGTCACCGAGGAGATCGTCAGGAAGTCGCCGGCGCCGGTGCTGACGGTGAAGCTGGCCGAGGAGTGA
- a CDS encoding DUF7344 domain-containing protein, producing the protein MNEPDDECETTGPGEMEVAPGTLRALRNPVCRFTVYALDGRRLPLDVVADVVVGWRAANAGGMATGDDRERVRSELHHRHLPALADAGLVEYDPDTGAVALASLSAPTRQLIEWLYRHEAENTAEAAPPGPPAPEAFARSNRLEFPDELDLEGFLAAVEDRHRTVTVYAPEPPSGIVTQLSDRNTTVEHEVIPPGGPAEFLLVHDRAGFVGSAALDTLDRLADPAVPDPTVDPTLPGAERALLGLLEDTLFASLERRQLLTASREIEDRAQRVGAGSLHVGFQEFSKLRHQWPLYRHLATETDLDIHLYGREDWAPPEVSRVTYHGDLPGVGRFWFLAFDGGPVRAQRCALVAEERTPGRFYGCWTYDPDLVGGLMDWLASAAG; encoded by the coding sequence ATGAACGAACCGGACGACGAATGCGAGACGACCGGTCCGGGAGAGATGGAGGTCGCTCCCGGGACGCTCCGGGCGCTCCGGAACCCCGTTTGCCGGTTCACGGTCTACGCCCTCGACGGCCGGCGCCTGCCGCTCGATGTCGTGGCCGATGTCGTCGTCGGCTGGCGCGCAGCGAACGCCGGCGGGATGGCTACCGGGGACGACCGCGAGCGGGTCCGGAGTGAACTCCACCACCGCCACCTCCCGGCGCTGGCGGATGCCGGACTCGTCGAGTACGACCCGGACACCGGCGCCGTCGCCCTCGCGTCGCTGTCGGCGCCGACGCGACAGCTCATCGAGTGGCTGTACCGCCACGAGGCCGAGAACACCGCCGAGGCGGCGCCACCTGGCCCGCCGGCCCCGGAGGCGTTCGCCCGCTCAAACCGGCTCGAGTTCCCGGATGAGCTGGACCTGGAGGGGTTCCTCGCGGCGGTCGAGGACCGCCACCGGACGGTGACGGTCTACGCCCCCGAGCCGCCGTCGGGCATCGTCACCCAGCTCTCGGACCGGAACACCACCGTCGAACACGAGGTGATCCCACCGGGCGGGCCGGCGGAGTTCCTGCTGGTCCACGACCGAGCGGGGTTCGTGGGGTCGGCCGCCCTCGACACGCTCGACCGGCTGGCCGACCCCGCGGTCCCGGACCCCACCGTGGACCCCACGCTCCCTGGGGCCGAGCGAGCGCTCCTGGGGCTGCTCGAGGATACCCTGTTCGCGTCGCTCGAACGGCGACAGCTCCTCACCGCCTCCCGAGAGATCGAGGACCGCGCCCAGCGCGTGGGGGCTGGGAGCCTCCACGTCGGCTTCCAGGAGTTCTCGAAGCTCCGACACCAGTGGCCGCTCTATCGACACCTGGCGACGGAGACCGACCTCGACATCCACCTCTACGGTCGCGAGGACTGGGCGCCGCCCGAGGTGTCGCGGGTCACGTACCACGGCGACCTGCCCGGGGTGGGCCGGTTCTGGTTCCTCGCGTTCGACGGCGGCCCCGTGCGGGCACAGCGATGCGCTCTGGTCGCAGAGGAGCGGACCCCCGGTCGATTCTACGGCTGCTGGACGTACGACCCCGACCTCGTCGGGGGGCTCATGGACTGGCTGGCGTCCGCCGCCGGCTGA
- a CDS encoding spermidine synthase: protein MSTLRGRLPTVTEPGVAVFVSGVASMGLEILSGRIVAPQFGSSIYTWGTIIGVFLAALSLGYHRGGQRAAEHASTERMAWALVATAAYVAAIVFAGDLMLAAVTGLPLPARFASLPAVTLLFGPPTYLLGYISPYAAELAEADGVGRASGHVYAVGTVGSILGAFGTTFLLIPSLSVEYIGLVFGLLLVGTAVYLTYPPVSGLTARSLGVGVLLVLAATSGSFGFGVEGRVLYETQTAYQELEVGEINGTRTLYLDDQRHSAMDVDRPTRHVFEYTRYFHLPYLLADDPDDIDRVLFVGGGGFTGPKRFLEEYDATVDVVEIDPEVVRVAKEYFAVNESHPRLNIYREDGRRYLRETDRTYDLIVLDAYKKDKVPFQLTTVEFFELARSRLSADGMLYANVISAETGPASKFYRAEYRTMSEVFPQVYTFPTVGGSLVGNIQVVATRNGTRLDRETLLERNGRRDIGIDLSAEVRTLRDEPPRTDDVPVLRDDRAPVDSLLDPMVGQRYVVQTAQNGTATPARALDPGAGSPTTVPRNARAVRVSGV, encoded by the coding sequence ATGAGTACGCTCCGCGGGCGCCTGCCGACCGTGACCGAACCGGGCGTGGCGGTGTTCGTCTCCGGGGTGGCCAGCATGGGGCTGGAGATCCTCTCGGGACGTATCGTCGCCCCCCAGTTCGGGAGCAGCATCTACACCTGGGGGACCATCATCGGGGTCTTCCTCGCGGCGCTCTCGCTGGGCTACCATCGCGGCGGCCAGCGCGCCGCCGAGCACGCCTCCACCGAGCGGATGGCGTGGGCGCTGGTGGCGACCGCCGCGTACGTCGCGGCCATCGTCTTCGCGGGCGACCTGATGCTGGCGGCGGTCACGGGACTCCCGCTCCCGGCGCGGTTCGCGTCGCTCCCGGCCGTCACGCTCCTGTTCGGTCCGCCGACCTACCTGCTGGGCTACATCAGCCCGTACGCCGCGGAGCTGGCCGAGGCCGACGGCGTGGGGCGGGCCTCCGGCCACGTCTACGCCGTCGGGACCGTCGGCAGCATCCTGGGCGCGTTCGGCACCACCTTCCTCCTCATCCCGTCGCTCTCGGTGGAGTACATCGGCCTCGTCTTCGGCCTGCTCCTCGTCGGCACGGCCGTCTACCTCACCTACCCGCCGGTGTCGGGGCTCACGGCGCGCTCGCTCGGCGTCGGGGTGCTGCTCGTCCTGGCGGCCACGAGCGGCTCCTTCGGCTTCGGTGTCGAGGGGCGCGTCCTCTACGAGACCCAGACCGCGTACCAGGAACTCGAGGTGGGCGAGATCAACGGCACACGGACCCTGTACCTCGACGACCAGCGCCACAGCGCGATGGACGTCGACCGGCCAACCCGGCACGTCTTCGAGTACACCCGCTACTTCCACCTCCCCTACCTGCTGGCCGACGACCCCGACGACATCGACCGGGTGCTGTTCGTCGGCGGGGGCGGGTTCACCGGCCCGAAGCGCTTCCTCGAGGAGTACGACGCGACCGTCGACGTGGTCGAGATCGACCCCGAGGTCGTCCGGGTGGCGAAGGAGTACTTCGCGGTGAACGAGTCCCACCCACGACTGAACATCTACCGGGAGGACGGCCGGCGCTACCTCCGCGAGACGGACCGCACCTACGACCTCATCGTGCTGGACGCGTACAAGAAGGACAAGGTCCCGTTCCAGCTGACGACGGTGGAGTTCTTCGAGCTGGCGCGGTCCCGGCTCTCGGCCGACGGGATGCTGTACGCGAACGTCATCTCCGCCGAGACCGGCCCGGCCTCGAAGTTCTACCGCGCCGAGTACCGGACCATGTCGGAGGTGTTCCCGCAGGTGTACACGTTCCCGACGGTCGGTGGCTCGCTCGTCGGGAACATCCAGGTCGTGGCCACCCGGAACGGGACGCGGCTCGACCGGGAGACGCTGCTGGAGCGGAACGGGCGCCGCGACATCGGCATCGACCTCTCGGCCGAGGTCCGGACGCTCCGCGATGAGCCGCCGCGGACGGACGACGTGCCCGTCCTCCGGGACGACCGTGCGCCCGTCGACAGCCTGCTCGACCCGATGGTGGGCCAGCGATACGTCGTCCAGACGGCCCAAAACGGGACGGCGACACCCGCACGCGCGCTCGACCCGGGAGCGGGATCCCCGACCACCGTACCCCGGAACGCCCGTGCCGTCCGTGTGTCGGGCGTCTGA